The genomic segment CGACCCGCCCCGCGCCCTCCCCATCACGGCCGCCGACGCACAGGCCCAGGGTGCCCCCGCGCCGATCACCGCGACGGCCCTCCCGGAGCCGACGCGGAGCACGAAGGCACCGGAGACGGACGACAGCGGCGAGCCGTCCAAGTCCCCTTCGCGTTCCCGGCAGCCGTCGAGGTCCGCCAAGCCCAGCCCCGGTCCGAGCACGAGCACGGGCACGGGCACGGGCACGCCGCGCGACTCGGGTGAGATCAAGGGATACGACACCGAGGGCGGCCGGGTGGTCCTCTCGCTCGGCGCGGATGACGCGACCCTCGTGTCGGCGACACCCGGCTCGGGCTGGTCGATGCAGGTGTGGAAGACGGAGACGTGGATCCGCGTCGACTTCGCCGCCGGTGCGGACCGGGTGTCGGTGTTCTGCACCTGGCACGACAGCGCGCCCCGGGTGGACGTCCAGAACTTCTGAACCTCCGGGGACCGGTGGCCTCAGCGGAACGCCGACGGCGGCGGGGCCGGCGAGGCCACCGCCGCCGCGTCCCTCACCGGCACCGCGCCGCCCGTGAAGTCGATGAGCGCGTGGCCGTGTTCGACGCGGCCGGGGTGCGGGTCGGAGGCGGCGCGGCGGGTCAGTTCGGCGACGGGGAGCGGCCGGTCGGAGGCGACGAGGACCGCGTTGCCGAATCGTCTGCCCCGCAGCACGGTGGGGTCGGCGACCAGCGCCAGTTCCGGGAAGACGACGGCCGCGGTGGCGATCTGGCCGCGCAGATGGGCCAGCGGCGGGCCGTCGGCGAGGTTGGCGGCGTAGCACCCGCCGGGCTTCACCACCCGCCGTACCTCCGTGAGGAATTCCGTCGACGTCAGGTGCGCCGGGGTGCGCGCCGCGCTGAACACGTCCGCGATCACCAGGTCCGCCCATCCGTCCGGCACCTTCGCGAGCCCCTCGCGCGCGTCCGTCGACCGCACCCGTATCCGCGCGTTCGGGTCCAACGGAAGCTCCCGCCGGACCAGTTGGACGAGGGCCGCGTCACGCTCGACGACCTGCTGGGTGGAGCGGGGCCGCGTGGCGGCGACATACCGGGCGAGGGTGAAGGCGCCCCCGCCGAGGTGCACGGCGTGCACGGGCCGCCCGGCCGGGGCGACGAGATCGATCACATGGCCGAGCCGCCGCTGGTACTCGAAGGAGAGGTACGCCGGATCGTCGAGATCGACATGCGACTGCGGCGCCCCGTCGACCAGCAACGTCCACGCCCGGGACCGGTCCCGATCCGGAAGCAGCTCGGCGAGCCCCCCGTCGACCTCCTCGACAACGGCGTCGGCCCCTTGCCCGCGCCGCCCCTGCCCCTTCTTCGCCCTGCCCATTGACCCATTATCGGCCCGGACGAAGAGGGGCGCGCCGCGCGGGGGGCACGACCCCGGCGGGCCGCGGGCCCGTCTTCGAGGGGCGCGGGGCCGTGGCATATGCGGCTCCGCCGCGAGGGCGCGATCGGCCACGACGAACCCGCGGCCGCCGACGAACAGAACCCCCTACGACGACCGGGCCACACTCACCGACAGTTGTCCGCGGCCTCGATCAACCGCGCCGCCTCGCCCAGCGCCGCCCGCAACACCGTCGGATCGGTCGCGAGGTCCGCCTCCCCCGGCGGAAGCAACCAGTCCGAACCGTCCGCGGGAACCAGCACGGCCCCCCGGCCGTCGCTGTGCGTGCACGTGCTCCCCGGCACGTCCCACGCGTCCGCCGTACCGGGCGGCACCAGGAACCCGAGGGTGTCGCAGGTGTCGTCGTGCAGGACGGGCCCGACCGTCATGACGGGCCCCACCGCGTCGAGAGCCCCCCGGCGGAGGATGTCGACCGCCTCCAGCCCCTGCCGCGCGGGCACGGTCACCAAGTCGCACTCGGAACGGGGTTCGAGGTTCTTCATCCGGGCCTCCCACGCCTGCCAGCCCCCTGCCCAACGCGCCAGTCCGTCAACGGCTACGGCGAAACTGCGCCGCAAAGGATGGCAGTTCATGGCAGATCCAGGATGAGATATCCGGTTTGTAGCCAAACATCGCGTGGGGGCACCGACGGGGCCGGTACGTTCTTGCCCCGCCGGACACAGCGGAACCAACCGTGCAGCACGCGCACAAGTCCTCCTGAATCCGGCATGGTTCGACGGTTCGCGAGAGAGGGCCCGGCCATGGCGTCGTCATCGGTGACCTCGTCCCAGTTCCCCCGTCCACAGCGGCCGAACCTCGCCCTCAGGCAGCTGCGCGGGCAGCGTTCGCCGGGCGAGTTCGCCGCGGCGGTACGGCGGGCCGCGCGTGAGATCGGCGAGCAGGTGAGCTGTGACGCGCGCTACGTCGGACGGGTCGAGGCGGGCGAGATCCGCTGCCCCAACTACGCGTACGAACGGGTGTTCCTGCATATGTTCCCTGGCCGGACGCTGACCGACCTGGGGTTCGCGCCCCGCGCGGAGGTACGCGGTCGGGGGGCGCGCCCCGCCGACGAGGCGCCCTCCCCTCGCAACGAGAGCCGCTCTCACCCCTCACCCGGAGTGAGGGGTGAGACGGAAGAGGCGTATGAGCCGTATGACACGCAAGAGACGTACGACATGCAGGACCCGCGGGGCGACACGGTCCATGTGCACGGCCGGCGGGGCACGCAGGAGACGTACCAGAACCACGAGGAGAGCGACGTGCAACGTCGCGCGTTCATGACCGGAGGCACCGCCGCGATGGTGGCCGCCTCGCTCGGCCCCTTCGCCCCGGGCGGCGCGGCCTCGGCCGCGGGCCGTCCCGTGCACCGGGCGGGTACGGGGGAGGCGGGGGCCCTCGAAGCGGCCGTACGCAAGATCCGGCTGCTCGACGACCGGCACGGGGCGGACGGGCTGTACCGCAGGGCCTCGGCGCCGCTGCGGGCGGCCTACGCGCTGCTCGACGCCGGCACCACCCGGCAGACCACCGCCGACCGGCTGTACTCGGGGGCGGGGGAACTGGCCATCTCCGTGGGCTGGCTGGCCCATGACTCGGGACGGTTCGACGACGCCCGCTCGCACTACGCGGAGGCCCTGGCCACGGCCCGGATGTCGGGGGACCCGGGACTGGAGGCGCACGCGTTCTGCAACACGGCGTTCCTCGCGCGGGACGCGGGCCGGCCGCGTGAGGCGGTACGGGCGGCGCAGGCCGCGCAGCGGGTCGCCCGGCCGCTGGGGTCACCACGGCTGATGTCCCTGCTGGCGCTGCGGGAGGCGGGCGGCTGGGCGGGGCTCGCCGACCGCACCGGGTGCGAACAGGCGCTGGCCCGGGCGCACGCCCTGTTCGGGCGGGGGACCTCCGAGGCCGACCCGGAGTGGATGAGCTTCTACGGGCAGGCCGAGCTGGAGGGCCTGGAGGCGCAGTGCTGGTCCACGCTGGGCGACTGGCCCCGGGCGGCCCGGCACGCGCGCCGGGCCGCCGGCCTCCAGAACCCGCACTTCACACGCAACATCGCGCTCTACACCGCCGAGCTCGCCGACGACCTCGCGCGCGGGGGGCGGCCCGACGAGGCCGCCGCGGCCGGGATGCGGGTCCTCGACCTCCTCGACGAGGTCCAGTCCTCCCGCGTCCAGCAGATGCTCGCGGGCACGGCGCGCGTGCTGCTGCCGCACCGCCGGGCCGCGGGGGTGTCGGCGTTCCTGGAACGTCACGCGGGGGCCGCGCGGACCGCGTAGTCCGAAGGGCACCCGGGGTTGCCGCCGGGCGGAGGTCGGTCTCGCTCACCGGCGCCTGCCGGGTGCCGCCGCCCCTCCCCCGGCGCCCCCGGCGGCACGACTGCCCGCAGCCATGCCTGGCGGCCGATGATGATCAGCCCGCCAGGTGCCCCGTGTCGTTCCAGGACTCGATCGCGGGGTCGCCGTAGGCCCAGCCCAGCACCGACAGGGACGTCGGGTTGAGACGGATACGGGCGGCGAAGCCGAGGTCGAGGCCCAGCCAGCGCGCGGCTATGGAGCGCAGGATGTGGCCGTGGGCGAAGACGAGCACGTCGCGTTCGGCGGAACGCGCCCACGCCACCACCTCGTCCGCGCGCGCGGAGAGCTGCCGCAGGGTCTCCCCCTCGGGGACACCGTCGCGCCACATGAGCCAGCCGGGGCGGAAGTCCTGGATCTCGGCGGGAGTCAGTCCCTCGTACGCCCCGTAGTCCACCTCCATGAGCGTGTCCCACTCGGTGGCCCGCTCGCCGAAGCCGGCCAGTTCGCACGTCTCACGCGCGCGGGAGAGGGGACTCGTCCGGACGTCGACACCGGGCAGCCCGTCCAGGGGTGCCCGGTGGAGGCGCTCCCCGAGGAGCTTGGCACCGCGTCGGCCCTCGTCGAGGAGGGGGATGTCCGTCCTGCCGGTGTGCTTCCCGAGCAGGGACCATTCCGTCTGTCCGTGCCGGGCCAGCAGGATGCGCGGTGCCATGAGCGACCTTTCCAGGGGCCTTCTGGGAGAAGGAAGAATTCGGAGGCGAACCGTTCCATCATCGCTCACGCTGTCGGGGGGCAACCCGAGAGGCGATCCCAGCGTCTTGGACATCGTCTTGCACTTGGGCCACAGCAGCACCACACACAGGTGAACATCGCCGCACGCAGATGGGGGAGGACGTTCGGATGCCGCAGATCGAGGCGACCGAGGCACCGGTTACCAGAACGACCGGCGCACCGGTTACCGAGGCGGCGCCCACCCGGCCCCGCTGGTGGACCGAGCTGCCGCTGATCCTGCT from the Streptomyces sp. NBC_00310 genome contains:
- a CDS encoding spermidine synthase gives rise to the protein MGRAKKGQGRRGQGADAVVEEVDGGLAELLPDRDRSRAWTLLVDGAPQSHVDLDDPAYLSFEYQRRLGHVIDLVAPAGRPVHAVHLGGGAFTLARYVAATRPRSTQQVVERDAALVQLVRRELPLDPNARIRVRSTDAREGLAKVPDGWADLVIADVFSAARTPAHLTSTEFLTEVRRVVKPGGCYAANLADGPPLAHLRGQIATAAVVFPELALVADPTVLRGRRFGNAVLVASDRPLPVAELTRRAASDPHPGRVEHGHALIDFTGGAVPVRDAAAVASPAPPPSAFR
- a CDS encoding histidine phosphatase family protein — translated: MAPRILLARHGQTEWSLLGKHTGRTDIPLLDEGRRGAKLLGERLHRAPLDGLPGVDVRTSPLSRARETCELAGFGERATEWDTLMEVDYGAYEGLTPAEIQDFRPGWLMWRDGVPEGETLRQLSARADEVVAWARSAERDVLVFAHGHILRSIAARWLGLDLGFAARIRLNPTSLSVLGWAYGDPAIESWNDTGHLAG